Proteins from a genomic interval of Halopseudomonas litoralis:
- a CDS encoding universal stress protein, protein MYKVILVPVDINHKGSWAKSLPAAIQLCQTYGASLHLVSILPVIGMPMVDGFFPKEFTATAKKTMKGALRDFAAKQVPADMKAQLIVADGKAYEGILRVAKKINADLIVMSTHKRKRIEDYLVGTNAMRVLQQSKVSVLVVR, encoded by the coding sequence ATGTACAAGGTGATATTGGTTCCCGTTGACATCAACCACAAGGGATCCTGGGCCAAGTCATTGCCCGCCGCGATACAACTGTGCCAGACCTATGGTGCATCATTACATCTGGTCAGCATCCTGCCTGTCATCGGCATGCCAATGGTGGATGGATTCTTTCCCAAGGAATTCACCGCCACGGCCAAAAAGACCATGAAGGGAGCGCTGCGGGATTTTGCCGCCAAACAGGTGCCCGCCGACATGAAAGCCCAGCTGATCGTGGCGGATGGCAAAGCCTATGAAGGGATCCTGCGCGTGGCCAAGAAAATCAATGCCGACCTGATTGTCATGTCCACCCATAAACGCAAACGTATCGAGGACTATCTGGTCGGCACCAACGCCATGCGCGTGCTGCAGCAGTCGAAGGTATCGGTACTGGTCGTGCGCTGA
- the pyrC gene encoding dihydroorotase encodes MTDRITLIRPDDWHIHLRDGAALPHTVADAARHFARAIIMPNLVPPVRDGQQADEYKSRILAARPQNSQFDPLMVLYLTDQTSPEIVRQAWQQRQAIAAKLYPAGATTNSDSGVTALEKIYPALEVMAEVGMPLLVHGEVTHAEVDIFDREKAFIDQQLVTLTERFPTLKVVFEHITTADAVDFVRSASDRIGATITAHHLLYNRNHMLVGGIRPHFYCLPILKRQRHQQALGDAVVSGSSKFFLGTDSAPHARHAKEAACGCAGCYSAHAAIELYADAFDELGALDKLEGFASLHGPDFYGLPRNTDSITLVREPWTVPATLQLGEQELVPLRAGETIQWRVV; translated from the coding sequence ATGACCGATCGTATCACCCTGATCCGGCCTGACGACTGGCACATTCACCTTCGTGACGGCGCAGCTTTGCCGCACACGGTTGCCGATGCTGCCCGGCACTTTGCTCGCGCCATCATCATGCCCAACCTGGTACCCCCGGTGCGCGACGGACAGCAGGCGGATGAGTACAAGTCGCGCATTCTTGCCGCCCGCCCGCAGAACAGTCAGTTTGATCCGCTGATGGTGCTGTATCTGACCGACCAGACATCACCCGAGATCGTTCGTCAGGCATGGCAGCAGCGTCAGGCGATCGCTGCCAAACTGTATCCCGCCGGCGCCACGACCAATTCAGATTCCGGCGTGACAGCATTGGAGAAGATCTATCCGGCTCTGGAGGTCATGGCCGAGGTGGGCATGCCGCTGCTGGTGCACGGTGAGGTGACCCATGCCGAGGTGGATATATTCGATCGAGAAAAGGCTTTCATCGACCAACAGTTGGTGACCCTGACCGAGCGCTTTCCGACGCTGAAAGTCGTGTTTGAGCACATCACCACTGCCGATGCGGTGGATTTCGTGCGTAGTGCCTCCGACCGCATCGGCGCAACCATCACCGCTCATCACCTGCTGTATAACCGCAACCATATGCTGGTCGGCGGTATTCGTCCGCACTTCTATTGCCTGCCGATTCTCAAGCGCCAGCGCCATCAGCAGGCGCTGGGCGACGCCGTGGTATCCGGCTCCAGCAAGTTCTTCCTCGGCACCGATTCAGCCCCCCACGCCCGCCACGCCAAAGAGGCCGCTTGCGGATGTGCCGGCTGTTACAGTGCCCATGCGGCAATCGAGTTGTATGCCGATGCCTTCGATGAGCTGGGGGCGCTGGACAAGCTGGAAGGCTTCGCCAGTCTGCACGGCCCGGACTTCTATGGTCTGCCGCGCAATACCGATAGTATTACCCTGGTGCGTGAGCCTTGGACCGTGCCAGCCACCCTGCAGCTCGGCGAGCAGGAACTGGTGCCGCTGCGTGCGGGTGAAACCATCCAATGGCGGGTCGTTTGA
- a CDS encoding TRAP transporter permease, which yields MTDSAKRDDLLTELDDLVATSDTGARKPHGFTGKLLLSVAAFWSLFQLWIASPLPYMVGFGVFNSTEARSIHLALAVFLGFMAFPAFRRSPRNHVPLTDWVMALVGAFCAAYIYIFYAALAERPGSPTTTDVVVALVGLVLLLEATRRALGPPLMIVALLFIIYSVAGPYMPGMLAHRGVSLTSLANHQWLSTQGVFGIALGVSTSFVFLFVLFGSLLDKAGAGNYFIKLAFSLLGHYRGGPAKAAVAASGMTGLISGSSIANTVTTGTFTIPMMKRVGYTAEQAGAVEVSASVNGQIMPPVMGAAAFLMVEYVGISYTEVITHAFLPAMISYIALFYIVHLAALKAGMQGLESSNPVRPFARKMLGFLTGLLLIMGLSLAVYYGLGWLKPALGVYASWVIAAGLAIAYIALLRVGSHYPDLDLDDPNSPVVSMPQTRPTLMTGLHFILPVIVLVWCLMVERLSPALSAFWATVFMTIIMLTQHPLIAMFRKERDLGRNIRRGFCDFWEGLVAGARNMIGIGIATATAGIIVGAVSQTGVGLVLADLVEVLSMGNLLLMLALTAVLSLILGMGLPTTANYIVVSALLAPVIVTLGQQNGLIVPLIAVHLFVFYFGIMADVTPPVGLASFAAAAISGGDPIRTGFQAFYYSLRTAALPFLFIFNTDLLLIDVSFTYGLVIFVVATVAMLIFAAATQGWMITRSRWYESALLLLVAFTLFRPGFWMDMVHDPYRSIPPTEIAQALDRVDDDSNLRMQISGLDDIGNPTTFYLLVPIPDGATGVEKLENLGLTLMQEGDRTLVDLVTYGSLASELGFDFDQEIIEVLAPVDRYRKEWMWIPGFLVFALVVGLQWRRRPAATATPA from the coding sequence ATGACCGACTCTGCCAAACGCGATGATCTGCTTACCGAGCTGGATGATCTGGTCGCCACAAGCGACACCGGCGCACGCAAACCCCATGGTTTTACCGGAAAACTGCTGCTATCCGTAGCCGCCTTCTGGTCGTTGTTTCAACTCTGGATCGCTTCTCCGCTACCCTATATGGTCGGATTCGGCGTATTCAACAGTACCGAAGCCCGCTCCATTCACCTGGCGCTGGCGGTTTTTCTGGGCTTCATGGCGTTCCCGGCCTTCCGTCGTTCGCCGCGTAATCACGTGCCCCTGACGGATTGGGTAATGGCCCTGGTCGGTGCTTTCTGCGCCGCCTACATCTACATATTCTATGCAGCGCTGGCCGAACGCCCCGGCAGCCCTACCACAACCGATGTGGTCGTTGCCCTGGTGGGTCTGGTGTTGCTGCTGGAGGCGACCCGCCGTGCATTGGGCCCTCCGCTGATGATCGTGGCGCTGTTGTTCATCATCTATTCCGTCGCCGGCCCATACATGCCGGGCATGCTTGCCCACCGCGGCGTCAGCCTCACTTCTCTGGCAAACCATCAATGGTTGAGTACCCAGGGCGTATTCGGCATTGCCCTGGGAGTGTCCACCAGTTTCGTATTCCTGTTCGTGCTATTCGGCTCGCTCCTGGACAAGGCCGGTGCGGGTAATTATTTCATCAAGCTGGCCTTTTCTCTGCTCGGCCACTATCGCGGCGGCCCAGCCAAGGCAGCCGTCGCCGCTTCGGGCATGACCGGCCTGATCTCCGGCTCCTCGATTGCCAATACGGTGACCACCGGCACCTTCACTATTCCGATGATGAAACGCGTCGGTTATACCGCCGAACAGGCCGGTGCAGTAGAAGTATCGGCATCGGTGAACGGCCAGATCATGCCACCGGTGATGGGCGCTGCGGCCTTCCTGATGGTCGAGTATGTCGGTATTTCCTATACCGAAGTCATTACGCATGCCTTCCTACCGGCAATGATTTCCTATATCGCCTTGTTCTACATAGTGCATCTGGCTGCATTGAAAGCCGGTATGCAGGGACTGGAGAGCAGCAACCCGGTGCGTCCCTTCGCCCGCAAGATGCTCGGATTCCTTACCGGGCTGCTGCTGATCATGGGCTTGTCCCTTGCCGTGTATTATGGTCTTGGTTGGCTGAAACCCGCGCTGGGTGTTTATGCCTCCTGGGTGATCGCCGCCGGGCTCGCCATAGCCTACATCGCCCTGTTGCGGGTCGGCTCACACTATCCGGATCTTGATCTGGATGATCCGAATTCACCTGTAGTATCCATGCCTCAAACCAGACCAACCCTGATGACCGGGCTGCATTTCATCCTGCCGGTGATCGTGCTGGTCTGGTGCCTGATGGTCGAGCGCTTGTCACCCGCCCTGTCGGCATTCTGGGCCACCGTCTTCATGACTATCATCATGCTTACTCAGCACCCGCTAATTGCCATGTTCCGCAAGGAGCGAGACCTGGGGCGCAATATCCGTCGCGGCTTCTGCGATTTCTGGGAGGGTCTGGTTGCCGGCGCACGCAACATGATCGGCATCGGGATTGCGACTGCCACCGCGGGGATCATTGTCGGCGCCGTTTCGCAGACCGGCGTCGGCCTGGTTCTGGCAGATCTGGTGGAAGTGCTGTCCATGGGCAACCTGCTGTTGATGCTGGCGCTCACCGCAGTGCTCAGCCTGATACTCGGCATGGGCTTGCCCACGACGGCCAACTATATCGTGGTGTCCGCCCTGCTCGCGCCAGTGATTGTCACCCTGGGTCAGCAGAACGGCTTGATAGTGCCGCTGATCGCCGTCCACCTGTTCGTGTTCTATTTCGGCATCATGGCGGATGTAACACCGCCTGTCGGCCTCGCCTCCTTTGCCGCCGCAGCCATCTCGGGTGGGGACCCGATCCGTACCGGCTTTCAGGCCTTTTATTACAGCCTGCGTACCGCCGCCCTGCCCTTCCTGTTCATCTTCAATACCGACCTGCTGCTGATCGATGTGAGCTTCACCTACGGGCTGGTCATCTTCGTGGTGGCAACGGTGGCCATGCTTATCTTCGCTGCCGCCACCCAGGGTTGGATGATCACCCGCAGCCGCTGGTATGAAAGTGCACTGCTACTGTTGGTTGCCTTCACATTGTTCCGCCCCGGGTTCTGGATGGATATGGTGCATGATCCCTACCGCTCTATTCCGCCGACCGAGATTGCCCAGGCGCTGGATCGGGTAGATGACGACAGCAACCTGCGCATGCAGATCAGTGGCCTGGATGACATCGGCAACCCAACCACCTTCTATCTGCTGGTGCCGATACCGGATGGCGCAACCGGCGTAGAGAAGCTGGAGAACCTGGGGCTTACGCTGATGCAGGAGGGTGATCGCACCCTGGTGGACCTGGTGACCTATGGCAGTCTGGCATCGGAGCTGGGCTTTGACTTTGACCAGGAAATCATCGAGGTGCTGGCACCGGTTGATCGATATCGCAAGGAATGGATGTGGATACCCGGCTTCCTGGTATTCGCCCTGGTTGTAGGTCTGCAGTGGCGCAGACGCCCTGCGGCCACCGCCACCCCGGCCTGA
- the rnt gene encoding ribonuclease T has product MDDAPYSGGNKPPMAYRFRGFLPVVVDVETGGFNSATDALLEIAATPILMDDDGQVYPDQTHFFRVEPFEGANVEQAALEFTGIKLDHPLRMAVSENHALTEIFKHVRKAVKSAGCKRAVLVGHNAFFDLGFLNAAVERTEIKRNPFHPFSCFDTATLGGLAYGQTVLAKACSAADIEFDGREAHSARYDTEKTAELFCTIVNRWRDMGGWPLV; this is encoded by the coding sequence ATGGACGATGCACCCTACTCCGGCGGCAACAAGCCACCGATGGCCTATCGGTTCCGCGGTTTCCTGCCGGTAGTGGTGGATGTGGAAACCGGTGGTTTCAACTCGGCGACTGACGCCCTGCTGGAGATTGCCGCCACGCCCATCCTGATGGATGACGATGGACAGGTTTATCCAGACCAGACGCATTTTTTCCGCGTTGAGCCTTTCGAAGGCGCCAATGTCGAACAGGCCGCGCTGGAGTTCACCGGTATCAAGCTGGATCATCCGCTACGCATGGCGGTAAGCGAAAACCATGCGCTGACGGAAATCTTCAAGCATGTGCGCAAGGCGGTGAAATCCGCTGGCTGTAAACGCGCCGTTCTGGTCGGACACAATGCATTCTTTGATCTTGGCTTCCTGAATGCTGCAGTTGAGCGCACCGAGATCAAGCGCAACCCCTTCCATCCATTCTCCTGCTTCGACACAGCGACCCTTGGCGGTCTTGCCTATGGTCAGACGGTGCTGGCCAAGGCATGCAGTGCGGCTGATATCGAGTTTGATGGTCGCGAAGCGCACTCTGCTCGCTACGATACGGAAAAGACTGCAGAGCTGTTCTGCACCATCGTCAACCGCTGGCGCGACATGGGCGGCTGGCCCCTGGTTTGA
- a CDS encoding TAXI family TRAP transporter solute-binding subunit — translation MKFKALPYIFSAALGYAAMAATPAVAQQNFITIGTGGQTGVYYVVGQSMCRLVNRNSNEHGIRCNAPSSGGSVANVNAIRGGEMDMGVVQSDIQYKAYEGIENFADAGEFKEMRAVFALHGEPLTIVARRDADIEHVKDLKGKRFNIGNPGSGQRDTMDVVMDALGWTIKDFALASQLSASEQAAALGDNNIDAMVYVAGHPNGSIQEATTTVDSVIVAVNGEEIDGVIAAQPYYAKAIIPGGMYRGNDKDIETFGVRATMVTSTKVPDETVYQTVKAVFDNFDRFKRLHPAFATLDEQEMIKEGLSIPLHDGAVRYYKERGWM, via the coding sequence ATGAAATTCAAAGCACTCCCATACATCTTCTCCGCTGCACTGGGTTACGCTGCCATGGCGGCGACACCTGCCGTTGCTCAGCAGAACTTCATCACCATCGGCACCGGTGGCCAGACGGGTGTCTACTATGTTGTCGGCCAGTCCATGTGCCGCCTGGTCAACCGCAACAGCAATGAGCATGGTATTCGTTGCAACGCACCTTCCAGCGGCGGCTCGGTAGCCAACGTCAACGCCATTCGTGGTGGCGAGATGGACATGGGCGTGGTGCAATCCGACATCCAATATAAGGCCTATGAAGGCATCGAAAATTTTGCCGACGCCGGTGAATTCAAGGAAATGCGCGCAGTATTTGCCCTGCATGGCGAGCCGCTGACTATCGTCGCCCGCCGCGACGCGGACATTGAGCACGTCAAGGATCTCAAGGGCAAGCGTTTCAATATCGGCAACCCCGGCTCCGGTCAACGCGACACCATGGATGTAGTCATGGACGCGCTGGGCTGGACCATCAAGGACTTTGCCCTGGCATCCCAGCTGTCCGCCTCGGAACAGGCCGCTGCCCTCGGCGACAATAATATTGACGCCATGGTCTACGTGGCTGGCCACCCCAACGGCTCGATCCAGGAGGCTACCACCACCGTGGATTCGGTGATCGTTGCGGTAAATGGTGAGGAAATCGACGGCGTCATTGCCGCCCAGCCTTATTACGCGAAGGCCATCATCCCCGGCGGAATGTATCGCGGCAACGACAAGGATATTGAAACCTTCGGCGTGCGCGCCACCATGGTGACTTCTACCAAGGTGCCGGATGAAACCGTATACCAGACCGTCAAGGCAGTATTCGACAACTTCGATCGCTTCAAGCGCCTGCACCCGGCCTTTGCCACCCTGGACGAGCAGGAAATGATCAAGGAAGGCCTGTCCATCCCGCTGCATGACGGCGCCGTGCGTTATTACAAGGAGCGCGGCTGGATGTAA
- a CDS encoding LexA family protein produces MSNAVIIGPLTSSTIELPFYTCRVPAGFPSPALDHMDQPLSLDELMDVDAPHTYLVQASGDSMIGVGIFDSDLMVVNRKLDAVPGHIIIAALNGDPCVKRLAKRGEQFVLESENPKYPPRYIMEGDEFEVWGVVIGSLRRFPHG; encoded by the coding sequence ATGAGTAATGCAGTAATCATAGGCCCTTTGACCAGTTCAACCATCGAACTACCGTTTTATACCTGCCGGGTACCGGCCGGCTTTCCCAGTCCCGCTCTGGACCATATGGATCAGCCGCTATCGCTGGACGAGTTAATGGACGTAGACGCGCCGCACACCTACCTGGTGCAGGCGTCTGGGGATAGCATGATCGGCGTAGGGATTTTCGATAGCGACTTGATGGTCGTGAATCGCAAGCTGGACGCGGTGCCTGGGCATATCATCATTGCCGCGCTGAACGGCGACCCCTGCGTCAAGCGACTGGCGAAGCGGGGGGAGCAATTCGTGCTGGAATCGGAGAATCCAAAATACCCGCCGCGCTACATCATGGAAGGGGACGAGTTCGAAGTGTGGGGCGTGGTCATCGGAAGCCTCCGACGGTTTCCCCATGGCTGA
- a CDS encoding DEAD/DEAH box helicase gives MFTELSLNERLLKALTALSFEKPTDVQAAAIPPAVAGDDLYVIAQTGSGKTAAYVLPILQRLLEDESQPLAPRALILSPTRELARQIHKDIQELARFTFLKAELVIGGEDFKVQAAKLRKNPDIVVATPGRTLEQLSAAGLDLSAIQTLVIDEADRMLDMGFSEDVLAIAAACPAERQTMLFSATTGNAGLKRIIAEVLNEPRWLELDSVRADTPAIRQQVIAVDDNAHREALVKWLLLNECQGKAIVFTNTRVMADRLNGVLRTVEALRVYVLHGEKDQKDRKLAIERFKDVGRGVLVATDVAARGLDISELDLVINFDMPRSGDDYLHRVGRTGRAGAEGVAISLVAPHEWSLMSSIERYLRRQFERRVIKELAGSFKGPRKLKASGKPVGAKKKKEDKKKIKRPKTPKPAAKRKPAVPKGQVIVSPDGLAPPKRRT, from the coding sequence GTGTTTACCGAATTGTCCCTGAATGAACGCCTGCTCAAGGCATTGACTGCACTGTCCTTCGAGAAGCCCACCGACGTTCAGGCGGCCGCGATTCCCCCGGCAGTTGCCGGTGATGATCTGTATGTCATCGCCCAGACCGGCAGTGGCAAGACGGCTGCCTATGTCCTGCCGATTCTTCAGCGCCTGCTGGAGGATGAAAGTCAGCCGCTCGCCCCGCGCGCATTGATCCTATCGCCGACCCGCGAGCTGGCCCGGCAGATCCACAAGGATATTCAGGAGCTGGCGCGGTTCACCTTCCTCAAGGCCGAATTGGTCATCGGCGGCGAAGACTTCAAGGTGCAGGCAGCCAAGCTGCGCAAGAACCCCGATATCGTCGTGGCAACGCCGGGTCGGACCTTGGAGCAGCTGAGCGCGGCCGGATTGGACCTGTCGGCGATTCAAACGTTGGTGATTGATGAAGCTGACCGCATGCTGGATATGGGCTTCAGCGAAGATGTGCTGGCCATCGCCGCAGCCTGTCCTGCCGAGCGCCAGACCATGTTGTTCTCCGCCACGACGGGCAATGCCGGGCTCAAGCGCATTATTGCTGAGGTCCTGAACGAACCGCGTTGGCTGGAGCTGGACAGTGTGCGTGCCGATACTCCGGCGATCCGTCAGCAGGTGATAGCCGTTGATGACAATGCGCACCGTGAGGCGCTGGTCAAATGGTTGCTGCTCAATGAATGCCAGGGCAAGGCGATCGTCTTTACCAACACCCGAGTCATGGCAGATCGTCTGAATGGCGTGTTGCGGACGGTGGAAGCCTTGCGCGTGTACGTGCTGCACGGCGAGAAGGATCAGAAGGACCGCAAGCTGGCCATCGAGCGCTTCAAAGACGTCGGCAGAGGTGTGCTGGTGGCGACCGATGTTGCTGCGCGGGGGCTGGATATCAGCGAATTGGATCTGGTGATCAACTTCGATATGCCGCGCAGTGGTGACGATTACCTGCATCGCGTGGGCCGTACCGGCAGGGCAGGCGCGGAAGGTGTGGCGATATCGCTGGTGGCGCCGCACGAATGGAGCCTGATGTCGAGCATCGAGCGCTATCTGCGCCGTCAGTTCGAGCGTCGGGTGATCAAGGAATTGGCAGGCAGCTTCAAGGGCCCGCGGAAGCTCAAGGCTTCCGGTAAGCCGGTTGGGGCGAAGAAGAAAAAGGAAGACAAGAAAAAGATCAAGCGCCCGAAAACGCCGAAGCCGGCAGCCAAGCGCAAACCGGCCGTGCCCAAAGGGCAGGTCATCGTCAGCCCGGACGGCCTGGCGCCACCGAAGCGGCGCACCTGA
- a CDS encoding lysis system i-spanin subunit Rz, whose amino-acid sequence MTGALRAFAPYIAALLVGALFSWWVASNHWQARYSQQQTIHATQLRLTAEANAQVILQQQTEQQEQAQRLVELDTKHTQELSDALKENRRLEALYSNADDERRRLRIDVIVARNDAIVSETVGAGSVGDADSLELSGAAGRAVWDIRRGMIEDREKLEYLQRYISLQEGRNTLLEDRAQHGLPETSDIWRRQNATLK is encoded by the coding sequence ATGACCGGGGCACTCCGTGCGTTCGCGCCCTACATCGCAGCGCTGCTGGTCGGCGCGCTATTCAGCTGGTGGGTCGCCAGCAACCACTGGCAGGCCCGATACAGCCAGCAACAAACTATACACGCCACCCAACTGCGCCTGACCGCCGAGGCCAACGCCCAAGTCATCCTGCAACAGCAAACTGAACAGCAGGAACAGGCCCAGCGCTTGGTCGAGCTGGATACCAAGCACACACAGGAGCTATCCGATGCACTCAAAGAAAACCGTCGCCTTGAGGCTCTGTATTCTAACGCTGATGATGAGCGCCGCCGGCTGCGCATCGACGTCATCGTCGCCCGTAATGATGCCATCGTGTCCGAAACCGTTGGCGCCGGCAGCGTGGGCGATGCAGACTCCCTCGAACTCAGTGGAGCAGCTGGACGCGCTGTTTGGGATATCCGGCGAGGAATGATTGAAGATCGGGAGAAGTTGGAGTATTTGCAGCGTTATATCAGCTTGCAGGAGGGGCGCAACACTTTGCTCGAGGATCGCGCTCAGCATGGTCTTCCTGAAACCTCTGATATATGGCGTCGTCAAAATGCGACGCTGAAATAA
- the umuC gene encoding translesion error-prone DNA polymerase V subunit UmuC — translation MAERAIALVDCNSFYASCERVFRPDLKKVPIVVLSNNDGCVIARSADSKPFVKMGEPYHKIRDVLRRNGIVAFSSNYALYGDMSQRVMTVIESLVPALEVYSIDEAFADLTGIGSPEQLARKVRAQVLKQTGIPTGIGIAPTKTLAKLANAAAKKWQQHTGGVVHLDSTAKRDWLLKRMPVDEVWGVGRRMKEHLALMGIHTAWDLAQADAWTLRKKHSVVIEKTARELRGVPCLEIDDDPAPKQEICSSRAFGQRLQEKEPIREAVATYAARACEKLRAQGSLCKKVRVGIRTGMFNPNEAKFAKGIICELPYPTDDTRLIIKAASQGLDAIYRTGYNYAKAEILLMDLRQRGEFTGDLFAREQPETAGRVMGVLDQINSRWGRGTLRPARVPVEPGWGMRRELLSPRYTTDWNGLWRVQCK, via the coding sequence ATGGCTGAACGGGCTATCGCGCTGGTCGACTGCAACAGCTTTTATGCCAGCTGTGAACGGGTGTTTCGCCCTGACCTGAAGAAGGTCCCCATTGTGGTGCTGAGCAATAACGACGGCTGCGTGATTGCCAGGTCGGCAGACTCCAAGCCGTTCGTGAAAATGGGCGAGCCCTACCACAAGATCCGGGACGTGCTGCGGCGTAATGGCATCGTTGCGTTCAGCTCGAACTATGCGCTGTACGGCGACATGAGCCAGCGAGTGATGACGGTTATCGAGAGCTTGGTACCGGCATTGGAGGTGTATTCGATTGATGAGGCCTTTGCCGACCTGACCGGCATTGGCTCACCAGAGCAGCTGGCCCGCAAGGTCCGCGCTCAGGTGCTGAAGCAAACCGGCATACCAACCGGGATCGGGATTGCTCCCACCAAGACCTTGGCCAAGCTGGCCAACGCCGCGGCGAAGAAGTGGCAGCAGCATACCGGCGGGGTGGTGCACCTGGATTCAACGGCCAAGCGAGACTGGTTGCTCAAGCGGATGCCGGTGGATGAGGTATGGGGCGTCGGCCGGCGCATGAAAGAGCACCTGGCCTTGATGGGGATTCATACTGCGTGGGATTTGGCCCAGGCTGATGCTTGGACGCTGCGCAAGAAACACAGCGTCGTCATCGAGAAGACTGCCCGGGAGCTGCGAGGCGTGCCGTGTCTGGAGATCGATGACGACCCGGCGCCCAAGCAGGAGATTTGCAGCAGTCGTGCTTTCGGACAGCGACTCCAGGAGAAAGAGCCGATCCGGGAGGCAGTGGCCACCTACGCTGCCCGAGCATGCGAGAAACTGCGTGCACAGGGCTCGCTATGCAAGAAGGTCAGAGTCGGCATCCGGACGGGCATGTTTAACCCGAACGAGGCCAAGTTTGCCAAGGGCATTATCTGCGAACTGCCATATCCCACCGACGACACCCGATTGATTATCAAAGCGGCAAGCCAGGGGCTGGATGCGATCTACCGCACCGGTTACAACTATGCCAAAGCTGAGATTCTGCTGATGGATTTGCGGCAGCGAGGGGAGTTTACCGGCGACCTGTTTGCTCGGGAGCAGCCTGAAACGGCGGGGCGTGTCATGGGTGTACTGGACCAGATCAACAGTCGCTGGGGAAGGGGTACGCTGCGACCAGCTCGGGTGCCGGTGGAGCCGGGTTGGGGTATGCGGCGGGAGCTGTTGAGCCCGAGATATACGACGGATTGGAATGGGCTTTGGCGTGTTCAGTGCAAGTAG
- a CDS encoding SOS response-associated peptidase family protein yields the protein MCGRFAQYRIAWEYLEPIGLQLPLLGGVDPEPINRYNVAPRSRVRILHPDPDGLRWDLVPWGWEPFWAKGKRPPAINARGETAATGKFFKQIWESGRCVIPADGWYEWVKDSADPKKKQPYYIHRRDKQPMYFAGIGQFRRDGSEPQVGDGFVIITADSDQGMVDIHDRRPVVLSSECAANWIDPELEPVEAEEIMHQHGESVEVFEWYPVGREVGNVRNEGAGLIKCVTD from the coding sequence ATGTGCGGAAGGTTTGCGCAGTACCGGATAGCGTGGGAATACCTGGAACCGATCGGGCTGCAGCTGCCTCTGCTGGGCGGCGTAGATCCCGAGCCAATCAACCGGTACAACGTGGCGCCACGGTCACGGGTGCGCATTCTCCACCCCGACCCGGACGGGCTGCGTTGGGATCTGGTGCCGTGGGGATGGGAGCCGTTCTGGGCCAAGGGCAAACGGCCGCCAGCGATCAATGCCCGGGGCGAGACGGCAGCCACCGGCAAGTTCTTCAAGCAAATATGGGAGTCAGGCCGGTGCGTGATCCCGGCGGATGGTTGGTACGAGTGGGTGAAGGATTCAGCTGATCCGAAGAAGAAGCAGCCGTATTACATCCACCGGCGTGACAAGCAGCCGATGTATTTTGCGGGGATTGGGCAGTTCAGGCGGGACGGCAGCGAGCCGCAGGTGGGAGATGGGTTTGTGATCATCACCGCGGACAGCGACCAGGGCATGGTGGATATCCATGACCGCCGGCCGGTGGTGCTGTCATCCGAGTGCGCGGCCAACTGGATTGATCCAGAGCTGGAGCCTGTGGAGGCGGAAGAAATCATGCACCAGCATGGGGAGTCGGTGGAGGTGTTTGAGTGGTACCCGGTTGGGCGGGAGGTGGGGAATGTGCGGAACGAGGGGGCGGGTTTGATAAAATGTGTAACAGACTAA